A single window of Candidatus Methanoperedens sp. DNA harbors:
- a CDS encoding DUF2207 domain-containing protein codes for MTEERQLIVPFAVIFIIGIAGYLMAAYIPYSGDLVVENYNVSISPEDYLTETYIYDVGISGKYSMLFRVWKAPIIAPDGEDLDRPHIKVSNISCLQGSTPYVKDHTGRVRATDGSTSSIIGEKAYDNEVGCYFPGMYREGIHAISASYRIYPPVECDDSFCRLDLTLADEHIPYRKVKIILPDTGVMKVFPHPPDFTVSKSPGKWVISGKSPENGLIEVEMLIKKDGDVRYSTKLNEIEEKTVSSNSWYSNIYLLLSALKYILLSIILGFPVILYFIYRKTGTEKGFTVPEYLSYIPLKRKPWFVNLVFNKDAFDFDENGFYATLLDLQKRGYVRIETFADKKEKEVVITLLKNTEDGDDIYEKDVLSFLKDWSKDGVFRTKEFKEQVKSISTQRESIISLKKRMDKIMRRAYPAYAGELVVEGRRKFFIISGISALAAFMFDSNYSSMYPIFREIAIFSGTLAVQSGIIAFLTPSTLFGRWKGEYYKEKLEWDAFRKFLSDMAMMKRYLPEDVIIWKEWLIYGTALGVGENVIKAMNALNVVFPEVSTASSVYYSFHSVNSSVASAYSAATGGGGGGGGFGGGGAGGR; via the coding sequence ATGACAGAGGAAAGGCAGCTTATAGTTCCTTTTGCAGTAATTTTCATAATCGGGATCGCGGGATATCTTATGGCTGCCTATATACCATACTCTGGCGACCTTGTTGTTGAAAATTACAATGTTTCTATCTCACCTGAAGATTACTTAACTGAAACTTACATCTACGATGTCGGGATTTCAGGTAAATATTCCATGCTTTTCAGGGTATGGAAAGCTCCAATAATAGCCCCTGATGGTGAAGACCTGGACAGGCCTCACATAAAAGTCTCTAATATCAGCTGCCTGCAGGGCTCTACCCCATATGTAAAAGATCATACTGGAAGGGTCCGGGCAACAGATGGATCTACCAGCAGTATTATTGGAGAAAAGGCCTATGATAATGAGGTTGGATGTTATTTTCCGGGAATGTATAGAGAAGGAATACATGCTATTTCTGCAAGCTACAGGATATATCCTCCTGTTGAATGTGATGACTCCTTTTGCCGCCTGGACCTGACACTTGCTGATGAGCATATTCCTTACAGGAAGGTAAAGATAATTCTGCCTGATACCGGTGTCATGAAGGTCTTTCCTCATCCTCCTGATTTCACTGTCTCAAAAAGCCCGGGAAAGTGGGTCATTTCCGGCAAAAGCCCTGAGAATGGACTGATAGAAGTTGAAATGCTTATAAAAAAGGATGGGGATGTCAGGTATTCGACAAAATTAAACGAAATCGAAGAAAAAACCGTATCTTCTAACTCCTGGTATTCAAACATTTATCTTTTGCTTTCGGCTTTAAAATATATTTTACTTTCTATTATCCTGGGATTCCCGGTTATCCTTTACTTCATTTACCGCAAAACCGGAACTGAAAAAGGTTTCACAGTCCCGGAGTATCTAAGCTACATCCCTCTTAAAAGAAAACCATGGTTTGTAAATCTCGTATTCAATAAAGATGCGTTTGACTTTGACGAAAATGGTTTCTATGCCACACTCCTTGACCTGCAAAAGAGAGGGTATGTCAGGATAGAAACTTTTGCTGATAAGAAAGAAAAAGAAGTCGTAATAACACTCCTTAAAAATACTGAAGATGGGGACGACATTTACGAGAAGGACGTTCTATCATTTTTGAAGGACTGGTCAAAGGATGGCGTCTTTAGAACGAAAGAGTTTAAAGAGCAGGTTAAATCCATTTCAACACAAAGGGAATCTATCATCAGTCTTAAAAAAAGAATGGACAAAATCATGCGCAGGGCATACCCGGCGTATGCAGGTGAGCTGGTGGTTGAAGGTAGACGAAAATTTTTCATTATATCAGGAATAAGTGCCCTGGCTGCATTTATGTTCGATTCAAATTATTCCAGCATGTACCCGATATTTAGAGAAATAGCTATTTTTTCAGGAACCCTTGCCGTACAATCCGGGATCATAGCATTTTTGACGCCCTCAACTTTGTTCGGGAGGTGGAAAGGCGAGTATTATAAGGAAAAACTGGAATGGGATGCGTTCCGAAAATTCCTTTCGGACATGGCAATGATGAAAAGATACCTGCCGGAAGATGTGATTATCTGGAAAGAATGGCTTATTTATGGAACTGCACTTGGTGTGGGAGAAAATGTCATAAAAGCAATGAATGCTTTGAACGTGGTTTTCCCTGAAGTTAGCACTGCTTCTTCAGTTTATTATTCGTTCCACTCTGTGAATAGCTCGGTAGCATCAGCATATTCAGCTGCAACAGGCGGAGGAGGCGGTGGAGGGGGATTTGGAGGAGGAGGGGCGGGAGGAAGATAA
- a CDS encoding DUF1805 domain-containing protein, with product MLIEQVNLEKGSAIGLKMDMEHAPLLVIRAGCGFVMCGYLNMDIANKLGDVAVRVTGVRSFEDVLNAKAVDVSEAAKKLGITTGMTAREALNRMF from the coding sequence ATGCTAATTGAACAGGTAAATCTTGAAAAAGGGAGCGCAATCGGACTTAAGATGGATATGGAACATGCCCCGCTGCTTGTTATCCGCGCAGGCTGCGGCTTTGTGATGTGCGGGTATCTCAATATGGATATTGCTAATAAACTCGGGGATGTGGCCGTGAGGGTTACCGGAGTCAGGAGCTTTGAGGATGTTTTGAACGCAAAGGCTGTGGATGTTTCAGAAGCTGCGAAGAAACTGGGGATAACGACTGGAATGACAGCAAGAGAAGCACTGAACAGAATGTTTTGA
- a CDS encoding DUF1858 domain-containing protein — MTITKDANIEEVVTQYPETMMVFMKHGLHCVGCHVSSFENIEDGAIAHGINVDALVADLNKVISSRKQKP, encoded by the coding sequence ATGACCATAACAAAAGATGCCAATATTGAGGAAGTAGTAACACAGTATCCGGAAACCATGATGGTATTTATGAAACATGGCCTTCATTGCGTGGGGTGCCATGTTTCTAGTTTTGAAAACATCGAAGATGGCGCAATAGCGCATGGTATCAATGTTGATGCGCTTGTCGCTGACCTGAATAAGGTCATCTCGTCAAGAAAGCAGAAGCCCTGA
- the pyrF gene encoding orotidine-5'-phosphate decarboxylase — MEPLPRNTQLIMALDITDKKKALVVSKEIAHNVDAIKIGYPLVLGAGLGIINDICKFAPVIADFKVADIPNTDRLICTRTFEAGASAVIVHGFTGRDSVLECVKTAKDFQAGIFVVTEMSHPGAVEFMQPKALELASLAVECKASGVVAPATRPERIREIRDVVGSLTIISPGVGAQGGSAADAIRAGADYVIVGRNIYDSRNPGAEAERIVKEIEKCR; from the coding sequence ATGGAGCCACTACCCAGGAACACTCAATTGATCATGGCACTGGATATAACTGATAAGAAAAAAGCCCTGGTCGTATCAAAAGAGATTGCCCACAATGTTGATGCGATCAAGATCGGCTATCCGCTTGTGCTGGGCGCAGGACTGGGGATAATCAATGACATCTGTAAATTTGCACCTGTAATTGCTGATTTTAAAGTCGCTGATATTCCGAATACGGACAGGCTGATATGCACCCGGACTTTTGAGGCCGGTGCAAGTGCGGTTATCGTCCATGGTTTTACAGGGCGTGACAGCGTTTTGGAGTGCGTTAAAACAGCGAAAGATTTCCAGGCAGGTATATTTGTGGTCACGGAAATGAGCCACCCGGGCGCGGTCGAATTCATGCAGCCAAAAGCCCTCGAACTTGCATCCCTTGCAGTCGAATGCAAAGCTTCCGGTGTTGTAGCTCCTGCAACGCGCCCTGAAAGAATAAGAGAGATACGGGATGTTGTTGGCAGCCTTACGATCATTTCACCTGGCGTTGGAGCGCAGGGAGGAAGCGCAGCAGATGCGATACGGGCAGGTGCGGATTATGTTATCGTGGGCAGGAACATTTATGATTCCAGGAATCCAGGGGCTGAAGCTGAAAGGATAGTGAAAGAGATTGAAAAGTGCCGATGA